In one Tistrella mobilis genomic region, the following are encoded:
- a CDS encoding autotransporter outer membrane beta-barrel domain-containing protein, with translation MPGRLTLRPLCLALLASVAIPALPVQAAEYGDFAYDTLRTLTIDHAGRHSGTEAFEDAADWMSSRFTLGGTTLTRQPFTTRRGLASQNVIGTVGNTDQGFILVGAHFDSAPQRPGYTGPALQGVDDNGSGAAVLTEIAAHLAGLPVETGLVFNAFGAEETGLEGSAFYRQELEAAGEIDRLKGMINIDSLITGDFMYAHAGTNYLTDPALKSYWTRIHAIADELGIDLRSNPGLNPHYPVDTGCCSDAGNYEDLNIPVLWLEATNWEIGDLDGYTQTTNPGIPGGASWHDPAIDNWDVLEAAFGPDHIPDRLEDWSRLLTRLLVELTNADLAASAQSGAGFSLAMTDQLARDHQAFQAAVDRAVLALFTRRPGLGETSVDVFVEGLARPGGFDGAATADHETAGRIGFRADHRLSDLVTLGADLHLSRGRDDLSGGSDLDRTGVAFGLGVLVNDGAPGWLVASVSAGYARVDGTRAFTMTSGLGATILDQRFDGQTNARSFGARIEGGWDLALGGIATGPVVGLDYTRYELDGFTETGPARTALTYPDQHYSSAEGELGWRVRGSVAIGETTTLAPYARAGWVHEFADGRPDAIRLTAGDGSSRQVALAEADDDFGRATLGARIFFGETVSTYAEVETRFGHDDGAQTAVTAGLGLRF, from the coding sequence ATGCCCGGCCGCCTCACCCTGCGTCCGCTTTGTCTCGCGCTGCTCGCATCCGTCGCCATCCCGGCCCTGCCGGTGCAGGCGGCGGAGTATGGCGACTTCGCCTATGACACGCTCAGAACCCTGACCATCGATCATGCCGGCCGCCACAGCGGCACGGAGGCCTTCGAGGACGCAGCCGACTGGATGTCGTCGCGCTTCACCCTTGGCGGCACCACGCTGACCCGCCAGCCCTTTACCACCCGCCGGGGCCTCGCCTCCCAGAACGTGATCGGCACGGTGGGCAATACCGATCAGGGCTTCATCCTGGTCGGCGCCCATTTCGACAGCGCGCCGCAACGCCCGGGCTATACCGGCCCCGCCCTGCAGGGCGTGGACGACAACGGCTCGGGCGCCGCCGTGCTGACCGAGATCGCCGCCCATCTGGCGGGGCTGCCGGTCGAAACCGGGCTGGTCTTCAACGCCTTCGGCGCCGAGGAGACCGGGCTTGAAGGCTCTGCCTTCTATCGGCAGGAGCTGGAGGCGGCGGGCGAGATCGATCGGCTGAAGGGCATGATCAATATCGACAGCCTGATCACCGGCGATTTCATGTATGCCCATGCCGGCACCAATTATCTGACCGACCCGGCGCTGAAATCCTACTGGACGCGGATCCACGCCATTGCCGACGAGCTGGGCATCGACCTGCGCAGCAATCCCGGGTTGAACCCGCATTATCCGGTCGATACCGGCTGCTGCAGCGACGCCGGCAACTACGAGGATCTGAACATCCCGGTGTTGTGGCTGGAGGCGACCAACTGGGAGATCGGGGATCTGGACGGGTATACCCAGACCACCAATCCGGGCATTCCGGGCGGCGCCAGCTGGCATGACCCGGCGATCGACAATTGGGATGTGCTGGAGGCGGCCTTCGGCCCCGATCACATCCCCGACCGGCTGGAAGACTGGTCGCGGCTGCTGACCCGGCTGCTGGTGGAGCTGACCAATGCCGATCTTGCGGCCTCGGCGCAGTCGGGCGCCGGCTTCAGCCTTGCGATGACCGATCAGCTCGCCCGTGATCATCAGGCCTTCCAGGCGGCCGTCGACCGTGCGGTGCTGGCGCTGTTCACCCGCAGGCCCGGGCTGGGGGAGACCAGCGTCGATGTCTTCGTCGAGGGTCTGGCGCGGCCGGGCGGGTTCGACGGCGCGGCCACGGCCGATCACGAAACGGCCGGCCGCATCGGCTTCCGGGCCGACCACCGGCTGAGCGATCTGGTGACGCTGGGCGCCGATCTGCATCTGTCGCGCGGGCGCGACGATCTGTCGGGCGGGTCGGATCTGGACCGCACCGGCGTCGCTTTCGGTCTGGGCGTGCTGGTGAATGATGGCGCGCCCGGCTGGCTGGTGGCCTCGGTGTCGGCCGGCTATGCCCGGGTCGACGGCACCCGTGCCTTCACCATGACCTCGGGGCTGGGGGCCACCATCCTGGACCAGCGCTTCGACGGGCAGACCAATGCCCGCAGCTTCGGGGCGCGGATCGAGGGCGGCTGGGATCTGGCGCTGGGTGGCATCGCCACCGGCCCGGTGGTCGGGCTGGACTATACCCGCTATGAACTGGACGGCTTCACCGAGACCGGGCCGGCACGCACCGCACTCACCTATCCCGACCAGCACTATTCTTCGGCCGAAGGCGAGCTGGGCTGGCGGGTGCGCGGCAGTGTCGCCATTGGCGAGACCACGACGCTTGCGCCCTATGCCCGTGCGGGTTGGGTGCATGAATTCGCCGATGGCCGGCCAGATGCCATCCGTCTGACGGCGGGGGACGGGTCGTCGCGCCAGGTGGCGCTGGCCGAGGCCGATGACGATTTCGGCCGGGCGACGCTGGGCGCGCGGATCTTCTTCGGCGAGACGGTCTCTACCTATGCCGAGGTCGAAACCCGCTTCGGCCATGACGACGGCGCGCAGACCGCCGTGACCGCGGGCCTGGGCCTGCGCTTCTGA
- a CDS encoding pyridoxamine 5'-phosphate oxidase family protein, which translates to MTDESRTGQSMTRDGPPAGPAAEGIGFHLGERAVQDLYGLGERMASIGAQVFMTALPDPFRLFFMDLEFLVVASVDGQGLPWASLLAGPPGFIASPDPRVLSILGAVPAGDPLAANLQPGAALGLLGIDLATRRRIRVNGRVLALDRDGAPRIDLLVDQCFGNCPRYIRPRQAVPGRGGMDPAPAVVSQAVPDPRAREMIAQADTIFVASAADTRVEGRAAGADASHRGGPAGFVAVDEAGVITVPDYAGNRYFNTLGNMVLRPAAGLLVPDFATGDLLTITGDVEIVWQGPELARHPGAERLWRLRPRRVVHLAGAWRARLRETGGRVVGLGPDGRPG; encoded by the coding sequence ATGACCGACGAGTCCAGGACCGGCCAGTCCATGACCAGAGACGGGCCGCCGGCCGGTCCCGCGGCGGAGGGGATCGGCTTTCATCTGGGCGAGCGGGCGGTGCAGGATCTGTATGGCCTGGGGGAGCGCATGGCGTCGATCGGCGCCCAGGTGTTCATGACCGCGCTGCCCGACCCGTTCCGGCTGTTTTTCATGGATCTGGAATTCCTGGTGGTCGCCTCGGTCGACGGGCAGGGGCTGCCCTGGGCCTCGCTGCTGGCGGGGCCGCCGGGCTTCATCGCCTCGCCCGATCCCAGGGTGCTCAGCATCCTGGGCGCCGTGCCGGCGGGCGACCCGCTGGCGGCCAATCTTCAGCCCGGGGCGGCGCTGGGCCTGCTCGGCATCGATCTCGCCACCCGGCGGCGCATCCGGGTCAATGGCCGGGTGCTGGCGCTGGATCGTGACGGCGCGCCGCGCATCGACCTGCTGGTGGACCAGTGTTTCGGCAACTGCCCGCGTTACATCCGCCCCCGCCAGGCCGTGCCCGGCCGCGGCGGGATGGATCCGGCGCCGGCGGTGGTGTCTCAGGCGGTGCCGGATCCGCGGGCGCGGGAGATGATCGCCCAGGCCGATACGATCTTCGTCGCCAGCGCCGCCGATACACGCGTGGAAGGCCGGGCCGCCGGGGCCGATGCCTCGCATCGCGGCGGGCCGGCCGGCTTCGTGGCGGTCGACGAGGCCGGGGTGATCACGGTGCCGGACTACGCCGGCAACCGCTATTTCAACACGCTGGGCAACATGGTGCTGCGCCCGGCCGCCGGGCTGCTGGTGCCGGATTTCGCAACCGGCGACCTGCTGACCATCACCGGCGATGTCGAAATCGTCTGGCAGGGGCCCGAGCTTGCCCGCCATCCGGGGGCCGAGCGGCTCTGGCGGCTGAGGCCGCGCCGGGTGGTCCATCTGGCGGGCGCGTGGCGGGCCCGGCTTCGGGAAACCGGTGGCCGGGTTGTGGGGTTGGGGCCGGACGGGCGGCCCGGTTGA
- a CDS encoding DUF1328 domain-containing protein has translation MGSLLHWAIVFLIVALVAALLGFGGVAGTAMAGAKILFWVAIIIFVITLVAGLMRRGR, from the coding sequence ATGGGCAGCCTTCTTCATTGGGCCATCGTTTTCCTGATCGTGGCGCTGGTCGCGGCCCTTCTGGGCTTTGGTGGTGTCGCAGGCACGGCGATGGCAGGTGCCAAGATCCTGTTCTGGGTGGCGATCATCATCTTCGTCATCACCCTGGTCGCAGGCCTGATGCGCAGGGGCCGCTGA
- the trpB gene encoding tryptophan synthase subunit beta gives MTSPQPASHLPNSLRNGPDENGRFGIFGGRFVAETLMPNLLALEQAYAEARADPAFAAEMDDMRRHYIGRPSPLYFADRLTAHLGGAKIYLKREDLNHTGSHKVNNVLGQILLARRMGKKRIIAETGAGQHGVATATLCARYGLDCVVYMGEVDIARQMPNVIRMRMLGAEVIPALSGSRTLKDAMNEALRDWVTNVEDSFYCIGTVAGPHPYPMIVRDFQTVIGDEARAQILEAEGRLPDVVMACVGGGSNAMGLFHPFLDDAEVAIYGIEAAGHGIESGKHAASLTGGRPGVLHGNRTFLLMDDDGQITEAHSISAGLDYPGIGPEHAWLHQIGRVTYLPATDAEALEAFHLLTRLEGIIPALESAHALARAIRMAPDLAPDAVMVVSLSGRGDKDVPQVAEMTGG, from the coding sequence CAGCCCGCCTCTCATCTGCCCAACAGCCTGCGCAACGGCCCCGACGAGAATGGCCGTTTCGGCATCTTCGGCGGCCGCTTCGTGGCCGAGACCCTGATGCCCAACCTGCTGGCGCTGGAGCAGGCCTATGCGGAGGCGAGGGCCGATCCCGCCTTCGCGGCCGAGATGGACGACATGCGCCGGCACTATATCGGCCGGCCCAGCCCGCTTTATTTCGCCGACCGGCTGACGGCGCATCTGGGCGGGGCGAAGATCTATCTGAAGCGCGAAGATCTGAACCACACCGGCTCGCACAAGGTGAACAACGTGCTGGGCCAGATCCTGCTCGCCCGGCGCATGGGCAAGAAGCGGATCATCGCCGAGACCGGCGCCGGCCAGCACGGTGTCGCCACCGCGACGCTCTGCGCCCGCTATGGGCTGGATTGCGTGGTCTATATGGGCGAGGTCGACATTGCCCGGCAGATGCCCAATGTCATCCGCATGCGCATGCTGGGCGCCGAGGTCATCCCGGCGCTCTCTGGCTCCCGCACGCTCAAGGATGCGATGAACGAGGCCCTGCGCGACTGGGTGACCAATGTCGAAGACAGCTTCTACTGCATCGGCACCGTGGCTGGACCGCATCCCTATCCCATGATCGTCCGCGATTTCCAGACGGTCATCGGCGACGAGGCGCGGGCCCAGATTCTGGAGGCAGAGGGGCGGCTGCCGGATGTGGTGATGGCCTGTGTCGGCGGCGGGTCCAATGCCATGGGCCTGTTCCATCCCTTCCTCGACGACGCAGAGGTCGCGATCTACGGCATCGAGGCGGCGGGGCACGGGATCGAGAGCGGCAAACACGCCGCCTCGCTGACCGGCGGCCGGCCGGGCGTGCTGCACGGCAACCGGACATTCCTGCTGATGGACGATGACGGCCAGATCACCGAGGCCCATTCGATCTCGGCCGGGCTCGACTATCCGGGCATCGGGCCGGAACATGCCTGGCTGCACCAGATCGGCCGGGTGACCTATCTGCCCGCGACCGATGCCGAGGCGCTGGAGGCATTCCACCTGCTCACCCGGCTGGAAGGCATCATCCCGGCGCTGGAATCGGCCCATGCGCTGGCGCGGGCCATCCGCATGGCGCCCGATCTTGCGCCCGATGCGGTGATGGTGGTCTCGCTGTCGGGGCGCGGCGACAAGGATGTGCCGCAGGTGGCGGAGATGACCGGCGGCTGA